Proteins from a single region of Calonectris borealis chromosome 14, bCalBor7.hap1.2, whole genome shotgun sequence:
- the PHLDA2 gene encoding pleckstrin homology-like domain family A member 2, translated as MKMQAEVIREGELEKRSDSLFQLWKKKLVVLTKDSLSLFPDGHKRAKGKELGFGSILKVDCVERTGKYIYFTIVTKDRKEIDFRCPDQSCWNASITMALIDFQNKRAIQDFKSRQEMEQAAGAQERRLARAP; from the coding sequence ATGAAGATGCAAGCCGAGGTGATCCGCGAGGGCGAGCTGGAGAAGCGGAGCGACAGCCTTTTCCAGCTGTGGAAGAAGAAGCTGGTGGTGCTGACCAAGGACAGCCTCAGCCTCTTCCCCGACGGGCACAAGCGGGCCAAGGGCAAGGAGCTGGGCTTCGGCTCCATCCTCAAGGTGGACTGCGTGGAGCGCACGGGCAAGTACATCTACTTCACCATCGTCACCAAGGACCGCAAGGAGATTGACTTTCGGTGCCCGGACCAGAGCTGCTGGAACGCCTCCATCACCATGGCCCTCATCGACTTCCAGAACAAGCGGGCCATCCAGGACTTCAAGAGCCGCCAGGAGATGGAGCAGGCGGCGGGCGCCCAGGAGCGGCGGCTGGCCCGGGCGCCctga